The Novipirellula artificiosorum genome contains a region encoding:
- a CDS encoding M28 family peptidase, giving the protein MSRIAGVLRFSLLFFALSPIVFAERPITVAPELLWKIQQRADLEYLAGEELRGRGVDDDSIDVAAKYIANRFREAGLKTDLFQDQPFQKLEIPVGARAGEFANNQVRLQITPASQEPQGSNEQRQPVLDVVETLGEGMNPLAIGSVAGDYRGEVVFVGYGITAPKLGYDDYANVDAEGKAVILLRKEPGMMDPDSPFDGTKTTQHAFYQTKVENAIKHGAAAVLFVNDPGSIAASIVMAEDQIRRETVRRDAMRKQLEELPGEAIHLRETLRKRIESIGPIMEGLSQELEQCRRGVLATTEAGGFPVKISRSGIKNDKNKLAIPVLSIARDTIDLLLSRSLQRSLVEIENTIDQSYQPRSTLLSGVVVDLRVELKPANASTSNVVGEIPGRGDLASESIVLGAHYDHVGMGGYGSLAPGTVAIHNGADDNASGTVTVMAAAGLLSKRLQGIESHRRVVMIAFTGEERGLLGSRHYVDHPRFPLDSTVTMINLDMVGRLRDNELTIYGTGSGEGLDRLVENVNRQYQFDINPVQTGYGPSDHQSFYQAGIPVLFFFTGLHNDYHRPSDDFDKIDYGGLTRITDMVCDVTFQLATRADRPTYAETDKRVRIRRQRMAFLGVSLEDKPDGVVVSSLTPDGPAERAGMNSGDALDRLGNKVVQTKAEVIEALRTYSPGDSVTLHVTRESQKLAINLRLESRPTP; this is encoded by the coding sequence ATGTCCAGGATTGCAGGTGTCTTACGGTTCAGCCTACTGTTTTTTGCTCTTTCGCCCATCGTGTTTGCGGAGCGACCGATAACGGTTGCCCCCGAATTGTTGTGGAAGATCCAGCAGCGGGCGGATCTCGAGTACCTTGCCGGTGAGGAACTTCGCGGTCGTGGAGTCGATGACGATTCCATCGACGTGGCGGCGAAATACATCGCCAATCGGTTTCGCGAAGCCGGTCTGAAAACCGATCTGTTTCAGGACCAGCCATTTCAGAAGCTTGAAATTCCGGTCGGAGCGAGAGCAGGCGAATTCGCAAACAACCAGGTGCGTCTACAGATCACCCCGGCGTCGCAGGAACCGCAAGGATCGAACGAGCAGAGACAACCAGTGCTTGACGTCGTCGAAACCCTCGGGGAGGGGATGAACCCCTTGGCGATCGGCTCGGTGGCGGGCGACTATCGAGGCGAAGTGGTGTTTGTCGGATATGGCATCACAGCGCCCAAACTCGGGTACGACGATTACGCGAACGTCGATGCAGAAGGCAAAGCGGTGATCCTGCTGAGGAAGGAACCCGGCATGATGGATCCCGACAGCCCGTTTGATGGCACCAAGACGACCCAGCATGCTTTCTATCAAACCAAAGTCGAAAATGCGATCAAGCATGGGGCCGCTGCGGTTTTGTTTGTCAACGATCCAGGCAGCATTGCAGCAAGCATCGTGATGGCGGAAGATCAGATACGACGGGAAACCGTTCGTCGCGACGCCATGCGAAAACAACTCGAGGAGCTCCCTGGTGAGGCGATCCATCTTCGCGAAACGCTTCGCAAGCGGATCGAGAGCATCGGCCCGATCATGGAGGGTCTAAGTCAGGAATTGGAGCAATGCCGGCGAGGTGTTTTAGCCACGACCGAGGCAGGTGGGTTTCCCGTCAAAATCAGCCGCAGCGGTATCAAGAACGACAAGAATAAACTGGCGATTCCGGTGCTCTCGATTGCCCGTGACACCATCGACTTGTTGTTGAGCCGGTCGCTTCAGCGTTCCCTTGTGGAAATCGAAAACACCATCGACCAGTCCTATCAGCCTCGGAGCACCCTATTGAGCGGTGTGGTCGTCGATCTTCGTGTGGAACTGAAACCGGCCAATGCGAGTACCTCGAACGTTGTCGGCGAGATCCCTGGTCGTGGTGATTTGGCGAGCGAATCGATCGTGCTCGGGGCTCATTACGATCACGTTGGCATGGGAGGCTATGGTTCCTTGGCCCCTGGAACGGTGGCCATCCACAACGGTGCTGACGACAATGCCAGTGGCACGGTGACGGTGATGGCCGCGGCTGGCTTGCTATCAAAACGGCTGCAAGGGATCGAATCGCACCGGCGTGTTGTGATGATTGCATTCACTGGCGAAGAGCGAGGTCTACTCGGCAGCCGTCACTACGTGGATCATCCCCGCTTTCCGCTCGATTCGACCGTGACGATGATCAATTTGGACATGGTGGGGCGGTTGCGCGACAACGAGCTGACGATTTATGGGACCGGCAGTGGCGAGGGGCTGGATCGCTTGGTGGAGAATGTGAATCGCCAGTACCAATTCGATATCAATCCAGTGCAAACGGGATACGGTCCGAGTGACCACCAGTCGTTTTATCAGGCTGGGATTCCGGTTCTGTTTTTTTTTACGGGATTACATAACGACTATCATCGACCAAGCGACGATTTTGACAAAATCGATTACGGCGGTCTAACCCGGATAACCGATATGGTTTGTGATGTCACGTTTCAGTTGGCGACGCGTGCGGATCGACCGACGTACGCCGAAACGGACAAACGGGTACGGATTCGGCGGCAACGCATGGCTTTTCTTGGCGTTTCGCTTGAGGACAAACCAGATGGCGTCGTGGTCTCCTCCTTGACTCCCGACGGCCCCGCGGAGCGGGCCGGAATGAATTCGGGTGATGCGCTGGACCGGCTCGGAAACAAGGTGGTGCAGACGAAAGCGGAAGTGATTGAGGCGTTGCGAACCTACTCACCGGGTGATTCGGTAACGCTGCATGTGACCCGTGAAAGTCAGAAACTTGCAATCAACCTACGATTGGAATCTCGGCCCACTCCCTAG